In one Micromonospora polyrhachis genomic region, the following are encoded:
- the sufU gene encoding Fe-S cluster assembly sulfur transfer protein SufU yields MQIDQLYQEIILDHYKHPHGRGLREPAGGDCPVGEAHHVNPTCGDEVTVRVVADADTLADISYDGAGCSISQASASVLYELLNGRSPDEAFTVHEAFVELLSGRGQVEPDEDVLGDGVAFAGVARYPARVKCALLPWMAFKDAAARAGVGASPEVKTS; encoded by the coding sequence ATGCAGATCGACCAGCTCTACCAGGAGATCATCCTGGACCACTACAAGCACCCGCACGGACGTGGGCTGCGCGAGCCGGCCGGGGGCGACTGCCCGGTCGGCGAGGCACACCACGTCAACCCGACCTGCGGTGACGAGGTGACCGTGCGGGTCGTGGCGGATGCCGACACGCTGGCTGACATCTCGTACGACGGTGCGGGCTGTTCGATCAGCCAGGCGTCGGCCAGCGTGCTGTACGAGCTGCTGAACGGCCGTAGCCCGGACGAGGCGTTCACGGTGCACGAGGCGTTCGTCGAGTTGCTCTCCGGCCGGGGCCAGGTCGAGCCGGACGAGGACGTGCTCGGTGACGGGGTGGCGTTCGCGGGCGTGGCGCGCTATCCGGCCAGGGTCAAGTGTGCGTTGCTGCCGTGGATGGCGTTCAAGGACGCTGCGGCACGCGCTGGGGTGGGCGCGAGCCCGGAGGTGAAGACATCATGA
- a CDS encoding metal-sulfur cluster assembly factor: MTEPTFAEANVPAEPRTGAVATKAAVADVEEAMKDVVDPELGINVVDLGLVYGVHVDDDNVATIDMTLTSAACPLTDVIEDQARQALTTGPGGGLCEDIRINWVWLPPWGPDKITDEGREQLRALGFNV, translated from the coding sequence ATGACGGAGCCGACTTTCGCGGAGGCGAACGTCCCAGCCGAACCACGTACCGGAGCGGTCGCCACCAAGGCCGCCGTCGCCGACGTCGAAGAGGCGATGAAGGACGTCGTCGACCCGGAGTTGGGCATCAACGTGGTCGACCTGGGCCTGGTCTACGGGGTGCACGTCGACGACGACAACGTGGCCACCATCGACATGACGCTCACGTCGGCGGCCTGCCCGCTGACCGACGTCATCGAGGACCAGGCGCGGCAGGCGCTGACCACCGGCCCCGGGGGCGGGCTGTGTGAGGACATCCGGATCAACTGGGTGTGGCTGCCGCCATGGGGTCCGGACAAGATCACTGACGAGGGTCGCGAGCAGCTCCGGGCGCTCGGCTTCAACGTCTGA
- a CDS encoding acVLRF1 family peptidyl-tRNA hydrolase — protein sequence MRSRPAAGGGRWVEVAPARLARWIDGFTARHGTPETTTEAYGVLLAAPDGALAELHTPPGAAATANLADFVAEAGRPRRLGLLLARKGAVAVGVADGTELVSSKVDRAYVQGRTAAGGWSQQRFARRRDNQAKAAMADAGELALRLLLPEVDSLTALVPGGDRRAIDTILADRRLAPIAALRAKRLLDVPEPRHAVLVEAVAAAWAVHILVREPVAD from the coding sequence ATGCGTAGCCGACCCGCCGCCGGGGGCGGCCGGTGGGTCGAGGTGGCCCCGGCCCGCCTCGCCCGCTGGATCGACGGTTTCACCGCCCGGCACGGCACCCCGGAGACCACCACCGAGGCGTACGGCGTGCTGCTCGCCGCACCCGACGGCGCGCTCGCCGAACTGCACACCCCGCCGGGGGCGGCTGCTACGGCGAATCTCGCCGACTTCGTCGCGGAGGCGGGGCGGCCACGGCGGCTCGGGCTGCTGCTGGCCCGCAAGGGCGCCGTGGCGGTCGGCGTCGCCGACGGCACCGAGTTGGTGAGTTCCAAGGTGGACCGCGCCTACGTGCAGGGGCGTACCGCTGCTGGCGGCTGGTCCCAGCAGCGGTTCGCCCGCCGCCGGGACAACCAGGCCAAGGCAGCGATGGCCGACGCGGGGGAGTTGGCCCTCCGGCTGCTTCTACCCGAGGTGGACAGCCTCACCGCCCTGGTGCCCGGCGGTGACCGGCGGGCCATCGACACGATTCTGGCCGACCGACGTCTCGCCCCGATCGCGGCGCTGCGCGCCAAACGCCTGCTCGATGTGCCCGAGCCTCGGCACGCCGTCTTGGTGGAGGCAGTCGCCGCTGCCTGGGCGGTGCACATCCTGGTACGTGAACCGGTCGCGGACTGA